A single window of Lutzomyia longipalpis isolate SR_M1_2022 chromosome 1, ASM2433408v1 DNA harbors:
- the LOC129787919 gene encoding lysozyme c-1-like, which translates to MKFFAFIVFGLALLELSTARRYERCELARELAGYGFPRSQLPDWICLVESESNFDTRAVNHCNTDGSKDWGLFQINDRYWCKGSYPNGHNICGINCETVLDAGLGYQIDCIQKIFKTHGFDAWNGWKAKCRGKNLPSLDHCFNTSAYYFTLEYDNIPELLMLGNGLDIKFK; encoded by the exons aTGAAA ttttttgcttttattgtGTTTGGATTGGCTTTGCTGGAGCTTTCTACAGCCCGGCGGTATGAACGATGTGAGCTTGCAAGAGAGTTAGCCGGCTATGGCTTCCCACGTTCTCAACTTCCAGATTGGATTTGTTTGGTTGAGAGTGAAAGTAACTTTGATACACGCGCTGTGAATCACTGCAATACCGATGGCTCCAAGGATTGGGGACTCTTTCAGATTAACGATCGCTACTGGTGCAAAGGAAGCTACCCTAATGGGCACAACATCTGTGGCATCAATTGCGAAA CTGTTCTGGATGCTGGTCTCGGATACCAAATTGACTGCATccagaaaatcttcaaaactCACGGCTTTGATGCCTGGAATGGATGGAAGGCTAAATGTCGCGGAAAGAATCTCCCCAGCTTGGATCACTGCTTCAATACTTCGGCGTATTATTTTACATTGGAGTACGATAACATCCCGGAACTACTCATGCTTGGAAATGGACTAGACATTaagttcaaatga
- the LOC129787933 gene encoding lysozyme-like, producing MKFFAFIVLGLALLELSSARRYERCELARELAAYGFPHSQLPDWICLVENESYFDTYAVSPKNTDGSRDWGLFQINDRYWCRGSYPNGKNMCGFNCQTILYTDLGYQIDCIKKIFKIHGFEAWNGWKTKCRGKNLPSLDYCFRP from the exons ATGAAA ttttttgccTTTATTGTGCTCGGATTGGCTTTGCTGGAGCTCTCGTCAGCCCGGCGGTATGAACGGTGTGAATTAGCACGAGAATTGGCCGCTTATGGCTTCCCACATTCTCAACTTCCCGACTGGATTTGTTTGGTTGAGAATGAAAGTTATTTCGATACGTACGCTGTAAGTCCCAAAAATACTGATGGCTCAAGGGATTGGGGACTGTTTCAAATTAACGATCGTTACTGGTGCAGAGGAAGCTATCCTAATGGGAAGAACATGTGTGGCTTTAACTGCCAAA CTATTCTATATACTGATCTTGGCTACCAAATTGACTgcattaagaaaatcttcaaaattcacGGCTTTGAAGCTTGGAATGGGTGGAAGACTAAATGCCGTGGAAAAAATCTTCCCAGCTTGGATTATTGCTTCAGGCCTTAA
- the LOC129787938 gene encoding lysozyme-like codes for MEFKIFLTLLAVLVAQSEARKFTKCDVVPILWREGFPLAEISDWLCLIQSESAFNSSAIGGPNSNGSFDYGLFQINENYWCKVGQAGNDCNIDCNDLLDDDLTDDLKCVKKIYARHGFSAWNGWKKWCQGTLPTYRECMPCRAP; via the exons ATGGAATTTAAGATCTTTCTGACTTTGCTGGCCGTTTTGGTGGCTCAAAGTGAAGCCCGGAAGTTTACAAAGTGCGACGTGGTGCCGATCCTGTGGAGAGAAGGATTCCCACTGGCAGAGATCTCAGACTGGCTCTGCCTTATTCAGTCTGAGAGTGCCTTCAACAGTTCAGCTATTGGAGGCCCCAATAGCAATGGATCCTTTGACTATGGACTCTTTCAG ATAAACGAAAATTATTGGTGCAAAGTTGGTCAAGCTGGTAATGATTGCAACATAGACTGCAACG atCTCTTGGACGACGACTTGACGGATGATTTAAAGTGCGTAAAGAAAATCTACGCACGACACGGATTTTCAGCTTGGAATGGATGGAAGAAGTGGTGCCAGGGAACCTTGCCCACCTACCGTGAATGTATGCCCTGCAGAGCtccttaa
- the LOC129787928 gene encoding lysozyme-like yields the protein MKVLFVLLLIGLVSKIEGRKFTKCELLPIFLDEGFPLEEFPDWLCVIQSESSFNSSAIGGPNSNGSFDWGLFQINDNFWCGVGKPDHDCNINCYDLVDDDLTDDLQCVKKIYARHGFSAWNGWKKWCQGTLPDYVECLPYMKRSLPSLFANSVPASP from the exons atgaaagttctttttgtgcttttacTGATTGGTTTAGTGAGCAAAATTGAGGGtcgaaaatttacaaaatgtgAACTTCTGCCCATTTTTCTGGATGAGGGATTCCCTCTGGAGGAATTCCCAGATTGGCTGTGCGTCATTCAGTCTGAGAGTAGCTTCAACAGCTCAGCCATTGGGGGTCCAAATAGCAATGGATCTTTCGATTGGGGACTCTTTCAG atcAATGATAATTTTTGGTGCGGAGTTGGTAAACCAGATCATGATTGCAACATAAACTGCTACG aTCTCGTTGATGACGATCTAACGGATGATCTGCAGtgtgtaaagaaaatctacGCCCGACACGGGTTTTCAGCTTGGAATGGATGGAAAAAGTGGTGCCAGGGAACCTTGCCTGACTATGTTGAGTGCCTGCCCTACATGAAACGTTCTCTACCCTCCCTTTTCGCCAACAGCGTTCCAGCATCCCCGtag